From Microbacterium sp. LWH11-1.2, one genomic window encodes:
- a CDS encoding GntR family transcriptional regulator, which produces MESVSSPQEVADSVAPAPSAAPARQHPHRLQGVLFQPIGDEGRAELVERRLVDAITRGHLRAGERLPSEAELARSLGVAPVTVREALLAIRERGLVVTRRGRNGGSFVAAHADPLSFARESVRSSSRVALRDLGAHYAAITGAGVRLAARRADASEAQQVRRRMERLDELDGESQRRLLDDVQIEIVALSQSARLTREQMKLQAEFSPYLRLVAHTSEDQRRQAAHLAAVVDAVGTADADAAGTRTDTMVAEIIDALIQLQAHPRNG; this is translated from the coding sequence ATGGAATCGGTTTCGTCACCTCAGGAGGTCGCCGATTCCGTCGCGCCTGCGCCCAGCGCAGCTCCGGCGCGCCAGCATCCTCACCGCCTGCAGGGCGTGCTGTTCCAGCCGATCGGCGACGAGGGGCGCGCCGAGCTCGTGGAGCGCCGACTGGTCGACGCCATCACGCGCGGCCACCTGCGCGCCGGCGAGCGCCTCCCCTCGGAAGCCGAGCTGGCGAGGAGCCTCGGAGTGGCGCCGGTCACCGTCCGCGAGGCCCTGCTCGCGATCCGCGAACGCGGACTGGTGGTCACGCGCCGCGGAAGGAACGGCGGCAGCTTCGTCGCCGCGCACGCCGATCCCCTCTCCTTCGCGCGCGAATCCGTCCGCTCGTCGTCCCGGGTGGCACTCCGCGACCTCGGCGCCCACTACGCCGCGATCACCGGAGCGGGCGTGCGTCTCGCGGCACGACGAGCCGATGCGTCAGAGGCCCAGCAGGTCCGGCGACGGATGGAGCGACTCGACGAGCTCGACGGCGAATCGCAGCGGCGCCTCCTGGATGACGTCCAGATCGAGATCGTCGCGCTGAGCCAGTCGGCGCGGCTGACGCGCGAGCAGATGAAGCTGCAGGCGGAGTTCTCGCCGTACCTGCGGCTCGTCGCGCACACGTCGGAGGACCAGCGCCGGCAGGCTGCGCACCTCGCCGCGGTCGTCGACGCGGTCGGAACGGCCGACGCCGACGCCGCCGGCACGCGCACCGACACGATGGTCGCGGAGATCATCGACGCCCTGATCCAGCTGCAGGCGCACCCGAGGAACGGCTGA
- a CDS encoding cache domain-containing protein, giving the protein MTTGTDTATRAAATIVEEYFSSPIRTLLGWVGPFAAQVAEAKSSGPLTSSRIDALVEPHALRTLGLRDAPVYGAGFIAAIDLPSDARSHLAWWQGEDRRQLVLAAQSLNKENIDYSALEWYRLPMETGEPHIAGPYVDYLCSDEYTITVAAPAEVDGVRIGVAGLDMLVAEVERDLLPRFAALGREVTLINGIGRVVVSTDPRCATGDAVRSGRWAELPRFACAGVALTVIVEPDPTDP; this is encoded by the coding sequence ATGACGACAGGAACCGACACCGCGACCCGCGCCGCCGCGACCATCGTCGAGGAGTACTTCTCCTCGCCGATACGCACGCTCCTCGGCTGGGTCGGACCGTTCGCCGCCCAGGTCGCCGAGGCGAAGAGCTCCGGCCCGCTGACCAGCTCCCGGATCGACGCGCTCGTGGAGCCGCACGCGCTCCGAACGCTCGGCCTCCGGGATGCCCCCGTCTACGGTGCCGGATTCATCGCGGCGATCGATCTGCCGTCCGACGCCCGCAGCCACCTCGCCTGGTGGCAGGGCGAGGATCGCCGGCAGCTGGTGCTCGCCGCGCAGTCTCTCAACAAGGAGAACATCGACTACAGCGCACTCGAGTGGTACCGCCTCCCGATGGAGACGGGCGAGCCGCACATCGCCGGACCGTACGTCGACTACCTCTGCAGCGACGAGTACACCATCACGGTCGCCGCACCCGCGGAGGTCGACGGCGTGCGCATCGGCGTCGCGGGGCTCGACATGCTCGTCGCCGAGGTCGAGCGGGATCTCCTGCCCCGCTTCGCCGCTCTCGGTCGCGAGGTCACCCTCATCAACGGCATCGGTCGCGTCGTGGTCTCGACGGACCCGCGGTGCGCGACCGGCGATGCCGTGCGCAGCGGACGGTGGGCGGAGCTCCCCCGGTTCGCCTGCGCCGGCGTCGCGCTGACCGTGATCGTCGAGCCCGACCCAACTGACCCTTGA
- a CDS encoding alpha/beta hydrolase, whose product MTTFALIHGGGDVGWSWHLVAAALAARGHDVVAPDLPADDDALTLEDYADAVVAAVGDRRDVVVVGHSFGGFTAPIVAARLPADALVLLAGMIPTPGEPPEDWWEASGYGLAVGEQSARDGGLTGNDDPYVSFYHDVPRELADEALSRERAHPSAAAMAAPWPLAEWPDVPTRFIVCADDRFFPADFLRDLARRRLGILADEVPGGHCAMLSRPEEIAELLVSYADEVR is encoded by the coding sequence ATGACCACGTTCGCATTGATCCACGGCGGTGGCGACGTCGGCTGGTCGTGGCATCTCGTGGCCGCGGCGTTGGCGGCACGGGGACACGACGTGGTGGCTCCCGACCTCCCGGCCGACGACGACGCGCTCACCCTCGAGGACTACGCGGACGCGGTCGTGGCAGCCGTCGGGGACCGACGCGACGTGGTCGTGGTCGGGCACTCGTTCGGGGGCTTCACGGCGCCGATCGTCGCCGCGCGGCTCCCTGCCGACGCCCTGGTGCTGCTGGCCGGGATGATCCCCACCCCGGGGGAGCCTCCGGAGGACTGGTGGGAGGCGAGCGGGTACGGCCTCGCCGTCGGCGAGCAGTCCGCCCGCGACGGCGGCCTGACCGGCAACGACGACCCGTACGTGAGCTTCTATCACGACGTCCCGCGCGAACTGGCCGACGAGGCGCTGAGCAGGGAGCGGGCGCACCCCTCTGCGGCGGCGATGGCGGCACCCTGGCCGCTCGCGGAATGGCCCGACGTGCCGACACGGTTCATCGTGTGCGCAGACGACCGCTTCTTCCCGGCGGACTTCCTCCGCGATCTGGCGCGCCGACGCCTCGGCATCCTCGCGGACGAGGTGCCCGGCGGCCACTGCGCCATGCTGAGCCGGCCGGAGGAGATCGCCGAGCTGCTGGTGAGCTACGCGGACGAGGTCCGATAG
- a CDS encoding PrsW family intramembrane metalloprotease has protein sequence MSFGGPPQQPQQPSPYTPPPAQPANPPQYAAPQYSSPQYAQSPYTPPQFSAQPAYASALAQPTPYTPPAPVAPAPAPSLPALPVPTKKGRTVSLWLFAFLGFLLLALIGYFGWALGPMASVIGLVLALIPLTIVFLGVRMIDRWDPEPKRLVIFAIAWGAVAAIGLTLLVDIGLTFLVGLRDDTFSAVVQAPIVEEFWKGLGVFLIFLVARRAFDGPVDGVVYGALVGAGFAFTENIQYFAISLIEGGGSQLTVTFVVRALLSPFAHAMFTALTGFAIGLAARRYSSAGVALGAGLLGMLGAILLHALWNGSATFADFFGLYFTLQVPLFLGFIFGIIALRREEARLTKSRLGEYAAAGWFTPEEVTMLATPAGRKVGLTWAAQLRGDRRPLMREFIKDATALAAVRQRAITGRDPLAAEDERALLIRTRATRAALLAY, from the coding sequence ATGAGTTTCGGAGGACCTCCCCAGCAGCCGCAGCAGCCGTCGCCCTACACGCCGCCGCCCGCGCAGCCCGCGAATCCGCCGCAGTACGCTGCCCCGCAGTACTCCTCTCCGCAGTACGCGCAGTCGCCGTACACCCCTCCGCAGTTCTCGGCGCAGCCGGCATACGCGTCCGCTCTGGCGCAGCCGACGCCGTACACGCCGCCCGCGCCTGTCGCGCCCGCCCCGGCACCGTCGCTGCCGGCGCTCCCGGTGCCGACGAAGAAGGGGCGCACCGTCTCGCTGTGGCTGTTCGCGTTCCTGGGCTTCCTGCTCCTGGCGCTCATCGGCTACTTCGGCTGGGCGCTGGGACCGATGGCATCCGTGATCGGTCTGGTGCTCGCCCTCATCCCGCTGACGATCGTCTTCCTCGGTGTGCGGATGATCGACCGCTGGGATCCCGAGCCGAAGCGTCTCGTCATCTTCGCGATCGCCTGGGGCGCCGTCGCGGCGATCGGCCTCACGCTCCTCGTCGACATCGGCCTGACCTTCCTGGTCGGCCTGCGCGACGACACGTTCTCCGCGGTCGTGCAGGCGCCGATCGTGGAGGAGTTCTGGAAGGGCCTCGGAGTCTTCCTGATCTTCCTCGTGGCCCGTCGGGCGTTCGACGGCCCGGTCGACGGCGTCGTGTACGGCGCCCTGGTCGGCGCCGGGTTCGCCTTCACCGAGAACATCCAGTACTTCGCGATCAGTCTGATCGAGGGCGGCGGGTCGCAGCTCACGGTCACCTTCGTGGTGCGCGCGCTGCTCTCTCCCTTCGCGCACGCGATGTTCACCGCCTTGACCGGTTTCGCGATCGGCCTCGCCGCACGACGGTACTCCTCGGCGGGAGTCGCGCTCGGAGCGGGACTCCTCGGCATGCTGGGGGCGATCCTCCTGCATGCACTGTGGAACGGATCCGCCACGTTCGCGGATTTCTTCGGCCTGTACTTCACGCTTCAGGTGCCGCTCTTCCTCGGCTTCATCTTCGGGATCATCGCGTTGCGCAGAGAGGAGGCGCGACTGACGAAGTCGCGTCTCGGCGAGTACGCGGCCGCGGGCTGGTTCACGCCCGAGGAGGTCACGATGCTGGCGACGCCGGCCGGACGCAAGGTCGGACTCACGTGGGCGGCGCAGCTGCGCGGCGATCGGCGACCGCTCATGCGCGAGTTCATCAAGGACGCGACGGCTCTCGCGGCGGTCCGGCAGCGGGCGATCACCGGACGGGATCCGCTGGCGGCCGAGGATGAGCGGGCGCTGCTCATCCGCACGAGGGCCACGAGGGCGGCCCTGCTCGCATACTGA
- a CDS encoding fumarylacetoacetate hydrolase family protein: MRFAHLRRPDSPLAVLAVIEDSDAILVSDLLNDAPATLQQLIERGDEVLDELRIALAGGIAPRHPLGDWEFSSAVLAPPAVLAVGLNYAAHSSELGLKTDAAPTVFTLWPNSLTGHEQTTSWSRDLSEAVDYEAELGVIIGAPAKDVSEAEALSHVWGYTVVNDITARNIQFSEAQWCRCKSFDGFTPTGPFAVTADEIADPQDLHIWAVVDGHTVQDASTGQMVRSVAKLIAHLSQSVTLLPGTLISTGSPGGAGYSRDPQIFLRDHSTVTVGIDGIGELTTHCRITD; this comes from the coding sequence ATGCGGTTCGCTCATCTGCGCCGTCCGGACTCCCCTCTCGCGGTTCTCGCCGTGATCGAGGATTCGGACGCCATCCTCGTCTCTGATCTCCTCAACGATGCTCCTGCGACTCTGCAGCAGCTCATCGAGAGAGGTGACGAGGTGCTCGACGAGCTGCGGATTGCTCTGGCCGGTGGCATCGCACCGCGGCATCCGCTCGGCGACTGGGAGTTCTCCTCCGCGGTGCTCGCTCCCCCGGCGGTCCTGGCCGTCGGGCTCAACTACGCCGCGCACTCCAGCGAGCTCGGCCTCAAGACCGATGCCGCGCCGACCGTCTTCACGCTCTGGCCGAACTCCCTGACCGGCCACGAGCAGACCACGTCGTGGAGCCGCGACCTCAGCGAGGCCGTCGACTACGAGGCGGAGCTCGGGGTGATCATCGGAGCGCCCGCGAAGGACGTAAGCGAGGCCGAGGCGCTCTCGCACGTCTGGGGCTACACCGTGGTCAACGACATCACCGCTCGGAACATCCAGTTCTCCGAGGCCCAGTGGTGCCGGTGCAAGTCGTTCGACGGCTTCACGCCGACCGGCCCGTTCGCCGTCACCGCCGACGAGATCGCCGATCCGCAGGACCTGCACATCTGGGCGGTCGTCGACGGGCACACCGTGCAGGACGCCAGCACCGGGCAGATGGTGCGATCGGTCGCCAAACTGATCGCGCATCTGTCGCAGTCCGTGACCCTCCTGCCGGGCACCCTGATCTCCACCGGAAGCCCGGGCGGCGCCGGTTACTCCCGCGATCCGCAGATCTTCCTGCGCGACCACTCGACGGTCACGGTCGGCATCGACGGGATCGGGGAGCTCACCACCCACTGCCGCATCACCGACTGA
- a CDS encoding aspartate ammonia-lyase has protein sequence MASAAPALTRTETDSLGSMEIPVDAYWGIHTARADANFPITKRPISVYPDLVIALAMVKQASARANREIGVLDPERADLIDRAAQRVIDGEFHEQFTVGVIQGGAGTSTNMNANEVITNIALEMAGREKGDYAFLSPIDHTNRSQSTNDVYPTAVKIGLSLTLRSLLEELDLLRLSFLGKSREFHDVLKVGRTQLQDAVPMTLGQEFHGFASTLGFDHTRLTENASLMFEINMGATAIGTGITTHPDYAPAVLKHLREITSLDLKTSADLVEATSDTGSFMSFSSTLKRNAMKLSKICNDLRLLSSGPQAGFGEINLPAMQAGSSIMPGKVNPVIPEVVNQVAFAVAGADMTVTMAAEAGQLQLNAFEPVIAHSIFQSITWMRQAMWTLRVNCVDGITANRDRLGAMVGASVGVITALTPFIGYAAAAALAKTALLTNRNVADLVVEAGLMSREEVVKQLSPARLSGLEAITAAIPVITPEDLVEI, from the coding sequence ATGGCTTCTGCCGCGCCTGCCCTGACCCGCACCGAGACCGATTCCCTCGGGAGCATGGAGATTCCCGTCGACGCGTACTGGGGCATCCACACCGCCCGCGCCGACGCGAACTTCCCGATCACCAAACGCCCGATCTCGGTCTACCCCGATCTGGTGATCGCGCTGGCGATGGTCAAGCAGGCGAGCGCACGGGCGAACCGGGAGATCGGCGTCCTCGACCCCGAGCGCGCGGACCTCATCGACCGCGCCGCCCAGCGCGTGATCGACGGCGAGTTCCACGAGCAGTTCACCGTCGGCGTGATCCAGGGAGGTGCCGGCACCTCGACCAACATGAACGCGAACGAGGTCATCACCAACATCGCGCTCGAGATGGCGGGCCGGGAGAAGGGCGACTACGCCTTCCTCTCGCCGATCGACCACACCAACCGCAGTCAGTCGACGAACGACGTGTACCCGACGGCCGTGAAGATCGGCCTGTCGCTCACGCTGCGCTCGCTGCTCGAGGAGCTCGACCTGCTGCGCCTGTCGTTCCTCGGCAAGTCCCGCGAGTTCCACGACGTGCTCAAGGTCGGCCGCACGCAGCTGCAGGATGCCGTGCCGATGACGCTCGGGCAGGAGTTCCACGGCTTCGCGTCGACGCTCGGCTTCGATCACACCCGTCTGACCGAGAACGCCTCGCTCATGTTCGAGATCAACATGGGCGCGACGGCCATCGGCACCGGGATCACGACGCACCCGGACTACGCGCCGGCCGTGCTCAAGCACTTGCGCGAGATCACGTCGCTCGACCTGAAGACGTCGGCCGACCTCGTCGAGGCCACGAGCGACACCGGCTCGTTCATGTCGTTCTCGTCGACGCTCAAGCGCAATGCGATGAAGCTGTCGAAGATCTGCAACGACCTCCGTCTGCTCTCCTCCGGGCCGCAGGCCGGCTTCGGCGAGATCAACCTGCCCGCGATGCAGGCGGGCTCGAGCATCATGCCCGGCAAGGTCAACCCGGTCATCCCCGAGGTCGTCAACCAGGTGGCGTTCGCCGTCGCCGGCGCGGACATGACCGTCACGATGGCCGCCGAGGCCGGACAGCTGCAGCTGAACGCGTTCGAGCCCGTGATCGCGCACTCGATCTTCCAGTCCATCACCTGGATGCGTCAGGCGATGTGGACGCTGCGCGTCAACTGCGTCGACGGCATCACCGCGAACCGCGACCGTCTCGGCGCCATGGTCGGCGCCTCGGTGGGCGTCATCACCGCTCTGACGCCGTTCATCGGCTACGCGGCGGCCGCCGCCCTCGCGAAGACCGCCCTGCTGACGAACCGCAACGTGGCCGATCTGGTCGTCGAGGCCGGCCTGATGTCGCGGGAAGAGGTCGTGAAGCAGCTGTCGCCGGCGCGGCTCTCCGGTCTCGAGGCGATCACGGCGGCGATCCCCGTGATCACGCCGGAGGACCTGGTCGAGATCTGA